The region AGGGCAAGGCTTCTGGACAGCTTGATAGAAGAACAGAATGCAGAGATTTCTGAAGCAAGGAAAAGTCAGGTAGGAAGCGGAGATAGAAGTGAACGGATAAGAACCTACAATTTTCCTCAGGGGAGAATCACCGATCACAGGGTAGACCTTACACTCTATAATCTTGAATATGTCCTTAACGGAAACATACAGGAAATAATAGATATCCTGACGACCCATTATCAAACCGAAGTGCTTAAAAAAACTGCTGCTTGAATCGTCCAGCCAACACGTTGTGAGTCTCCCCGCCCACAGGGCGGGGCTTCCCGGTAAGGAAATCGAAGATTCATGAGCGAAGCGAATCATCGGAGATAGTGAGCAGTTGCGAACAATATGTTTGTTTTATATTTCACCCGGTCGATTTACCCGCCATTTGCCGTTCCGAAAACCAATTCGTTTCTGGAATTAAGATGTCATCATTGAATATTCTCAAAATTTTAAATCAGACTACGCTCAACTTTCAAGAGAGTGGATTTAGTTCATCCAGATTAGATGCAGAGGTTCTTTTATCTACTTATTTAAAAACAGATCGATCCGGATTGTACGCTAATTTTGAAAGGTTGATTACCGATGAAGATTTAATCGGATTTTTAAGTTGGGTTGAGAGAAGGCAAAAGGGAGAACCCATCGCCTACATCACCGGCAGGAAAGAGTTTTGGTCTCTTACTTTCGAAGTGAACCCTGAGGTATTGGTACCACGGCCCGAGACGGAGCTCCTTGTGGAAGAGATACTCAAGGTCTGCTCAGAGGTGAAAGATCGGGAGACAGCGATTCTGGAGGTCGGTACTGGAAGCGGGGCGATAAGTGTGGCTGTTGCATCTGATTTTAAAAAGGCACACATTGTTGCCACTGATACATCCATAGAAGCCATCAAAGTGGCCAGAAAAAATGCTGCAACCAACGGCGTTACGGAAAGAATTTCTTTTCTTCACGGCAATTTACTTGAACCTGTTTCAGGAAATTTTGATATAATAGTTTCAAATCCTCCTTACATATCTGAAGAAGAATTTGAGCACCTCCCCGTTGAGGTAAGGATTTTTGAACCGAAGGGGGCACTACTTGCAGGCCCGGATGGAACAGAATTCCATTATGACCTTATAAGGGAAGGGAGTCATTATTTAAACTTTGGTGGCTGGCTCTTTATGGAGATAGGAGCTGGACAAAAGGGTGCAGTTGAAGATATGCTAAGAAAAAATAAAGTTTATGACAGCATAGGTTTCAGGACAGACTATGGTGGAATAGAACGAGTCGCCATGGCAAGGAGAAAGTAAAAAGTCAGAAGACAGAAGACAGGAGGCAGAATTCAGAAGACAGAAGAAAACGGGAATAATTTTTCTATTCTGACTCCTGTCTCCTGTCTCCTGACTTCTGGTTTACGGCTTCTGGCTTACGGCTACAGACCATGGAGGTCATTTGGATAAAATAGTTATATATGGTGGAAAAAGGCTTGAGGGGGAGGTTTGCATAAGCGGTTCCAAAAACGCAGCTTTGCCGATACTTGTGTCCTCTCTCTTGACCGATGGTTGGAACACCTTTCATAATGTTCCCGATCTGGTTGATATCAGGACGATCAAGAAGCTCTTGAAGAACCTCGGGGTGGAAATTGAAGAGGGAGAAGTTCTGAGGATCAATGCCGGCAAAATCGCCAGTTGTGAGGCTTCCTATGATCTGGTGAAGACGATGAGGGCATCAATCCTGGTTCTCGGCCCCCTCGTAGCCAGGATGGGGGTGGCAAGAGTTTCCCTGCCAGGGGGGTGTGCAATAGGCGCCAGACCGGTAAACCTTCACATAAAAGCACTTGAAGACCTCGGAGCAAAGATAACTCTTCACGATGGTTACATTGAGGCAAAAGCGTCAAGGCTTAAGGGAGCCACTGTTTATTTTGACATACCTACGGTTACCGGTACAGAAAACATCATGATGGCCGCTTGCCTTGCAAAGGGAACTACCCTTCTTGAAAATGCTGCAAGGGAACCGGAAATCGTAAACCTGGCTGAAGTACTCCGTGGTATGGGAGCGAAAATCAGCGGGGCGGGAACAGATTTAATCAGGATAGACGGGGTTGATAGCTTGCACCCGGTTGAGGCAACAGTTATACCCGACAGGATAGAAGCTGGCACATTTATGATAGCATCGGGGATAACGGGAGGGGACATAAAAATTCTGGGGTGTAACACAGGTCATCTTGATGCACTCATAACCAAGCTGCGCGATACGGGAATGGACATTTCTTTTATTGACGGTGGTATCAGAGCTGTGGGAAGGGAAAAAATAAAGAGTACTAATATAAAAACCATTCCTTATCCCGGATTCCCTACCGACCTCCAGGCACAAATAATGGCTTTAATGGCTATCGGAGATGGACTCAGTGTTATCACGGAAACTGTTTTTGAGAACAGATTCATGCATGTAAGTGAGTTGATACGGATGGGAGCTGATATATTGATCGAGGGAAACAGTGCTATCGTAAGAGGTGTTTCAGGGCTTCGGGGTGCTCCGGTAATGGCTACCGATCTCCGTGCATCCGCTTCTCTCATACTTGCAGGTTTGGCAGCAGAAGGAAAGACTGAACTTTCAAGGATCTATCATATAGACAGAGGATATCAGAAAATCGAAGAGAAACTCGCATCCCTTGGTGCCAACATAAAAAGGGTAAAGGAATAAGATGAAGGTAATCCATACTGAAGATATTCTGTTCGAAAAAGAATTTAACAGAATCAAGGACAGGGGAAAAGCGATTGATGAAACAGTGACGGACGCTGTCAGAGAGATAGTAGATGATGTAGCTAAAAATGGGGATGCAGCCCTTTTTAAATACACCAAGAGATTTGAACAGATTTCCTTGAATGCCGACACGGTTGAAGTAACTCCCGCTGAGATAGAAAATGCCATCAAATGTCTCGATGCGAGTGAACTTGAGATTCTGGAGTTTGCTGCCCGGCGGATAGAAAAATTTCACCGGAAACAGTTAACAAGCTCCTGGTGGGCTGACGAAGAGGAGGGAATTACGCTCGGTCAACTGGTAACACCGCTCAACAGAGTAGGCGTATATGCCCCCGGAGGCCTCGCCCCCTATCCCTCTACTGTCCTCATGGCCACAATTCCGGCAAAAATCGCTGGTGTCAGGGAAATATTCATGGTTACTCCTTCAAAGGGTGGAAAAATAAATCCCCTCGTATTAGCTGCCGCAAATTTGAGCGGTGTCGACAGGATATTCAAGATAGGAGGGGCCCAGGCAGTAGCAGCTCTTGCCTACGGTACGGAATCAATTCCACCGGTAGACAAGATAGTTGGTCCTGGAAATGTGTATGTGACAACCGCGAAGGGAATGGTTTATGGAAAAGTGGGAATAGATATGATGGCTGGGCCGAGCGAAGTATTAATAATTTCTGACGGGACGGCGGATCCTTCTGTGGTTGCAGCAGATCTCCTTTCTCAGGCAGAACATGATGAAATGGCCAGTGCCATCCTTCTAACGCCTGCGGAAGAATTTGCTTTTAAGGTCGCCCGTGAAGTAGAAGTGCAGCTGAAAAGTCTTTCAAGAGAATCAATCGCCACCAGGGCCATAGAGAATTTTAGTGCGGTGATAGTTACCAAAGATATGGATGAGGCAATTGAGATTACCAACAGGTTTGCCCCGGAACACTTACAACTGATGGTCGAAGAACCGGATCAGCTCTTGGAAAAGATAGAAAATGCTGGAGCGGTCTTTCTCGGGTACAGTACTCCGGAAGTCCTCGGAGATTATATTGCAGGACCAAACCATATACTTCCTACTGGAGGAACTGCAAGATTTTCCTCTCCCCTGGGAGTTTATGATTTTGTGAAACGAACGAGCGTTATTTCTTTTTCCCGGAAATCTTTACAAAAATATGGTGACCGGGCAGTAAAATTCGCCAGCATGGAGGGTCTTGATGCTCACGGGAAATCAATAACAGTTAGGTTGGCACCAAAAAATCCTTGACAAAGTGCAACTTCTGCGTTTAGTTGCCTTATGCCTTAGTTTTGAAATTTGTGTTTTCTCTCGCAGAATATATTTTGTTTTAGTTCAATGAGTTGGAGACCCTGAATGATCCTGAAACAAGTTCAGGACATGATTTTGGGTGACAAAAAAAGACTTTTTACGATTGCATCAACTTTAGCTCACTTTAGGCACTTTAAACTTTAGCCACTTTTTGCTGAGCGGGCGTAATTCAGAGGTAGAATGTCAGCTTCCCAAGCTGGACGTCGTGGGTTCAAGTCCCATCGCCCGCTCCAAAAATTCTTCTTGAAATGAATTTTTTTCTATGTTAGCTTAGCATAGATCATCGATAGTAGTTTGATGAGTGGGCATGTGCCCACTTTTTTATTTTTGGCGATATATGTACGATTTATCACAAATATACCGGGAAAAGATTAAGAAGGTAGTAGAATCCGTTATCGAATCTGAGGATATGGAATTGGTCGATGTCGAATGTCTGAAGATGAAATCCCGCTGGCTGGTAAGAATTTATATGGACAAAGAAGAGGGCATTACTTTAGATGATTGTTCTGAGATCAGCAATCAGGTCAGCGATTTACTCGACATACATGAAGTACTTCCAGATACTTACATCCTGGAGGTGTCTTCACCCGGTCTGGATCGCCCCCTTGCAAGAGAAAAGGATTTCATTAAATACAGGGGACATAATATCAAGGTTAAAGTAAAAAACAAGCTGGATGGGAAGAAAATTATTCGAGGGAAATTGTTAGATTTTAACGATGTTAACGGAAAAGAGATTCTAATTATTGATACGAAAGAGAAAACATATAGCATACCAAGAGAAACTATAATTAAGGCTACTCTTGAGTATGATTTTAGTTAGTCATAAGTGATTGATGATTGGTGGACAGCGATGACTGATCACTGAGAACTGATTACTGAAAAATAGGGGGATTTTTAGATGTTGCCGGAACTTAAACGCCTGATCGAGCAGATAGAACGGGATAAGGGCATAGATAAGGAAACAATTATAGAGGTACTGGAAACAGCTATGTTAACGGCTGCTAAGAAAAAACTCGGTCCGCATGTAGATGTGGAAGCCAGATATAATGAAGCTGCGGGAGAAATAGAAGTGTTTCTGTTTAAAACCGTTGTGGAAAAAGTGTTAGATACTGATACTCAGATATCTCTGGAGGATGCACGAAGAAAACTGGATGAAGAAGCGGAGCTGGGAGACAGCCTGGGCATGAAGATAGAGGCACAAACTTTCGGCAGAATTGCGGTTCAGACAGCAAAACAGATTATAATCCAGAAGGTGAGAGATGCAGAACGGGACAAAATTTATGAAGAATACCTGGATAGAAAAGGAGAATTGGTCAATGGTTTTGTTCAGAGATTTGAGGGAAGAAACATCATAGTTAATCTAGGTAGGGCAGAGGGAGTAATTCCTACAGATGAACAAATTAATAGAGAGTCTTTCAGAAGAGGAGAAAGAATTCGAGCATATATATTTGATGTAAAGAGAATATCCAAAGGTCCCCAGATAATTCTTTCCAGGACACATCCAGGGTTACTCAGAGCACTTTTTGAGATTGAGGTTCCCGAGATTTCCGAAGGGTTGATTGAGATTGTAAACATATCAAGAGAACCTGGCAACAGGACCAAGATTTCTGTTAAAACAAATGATAAGGATATTGATCCGGTCGGTGCATGTGTAGGCATGAGAGGTTCCCGTGTGCAGAGTGTAGTACAGGAATTAAGAGGGGAAAAAATAGATATTGTTCCATATTCCGATGATCAGGTAGAATATGTCTGCAATGCCCTGTCTCCGGCTAAAGTTGACAAGGTCACTGTGGATACTGAGGCGCGGTCAATGGAAGTTATTGTTCCAAACGATCAACTTTCTCTGGCTATCGGAAGAAATGGACAGAATGTAAGATTGGCTGTAAGACTCACGGGATGGAAGATTGATGTCAAGAGTGAATCAACCGAAGCGGAACAGGCAGAAAAAGGATATAAATCTCTCATGCAGATACAAGGGGTAGGTGAAGTTACCGCGGAGCTTCTCTTCAACGAGGGCTTTAAAAATGTTAAGTCATTGTCACAGGCCAGTCCGGACATGTTAACTATGATTCCAAAAATCAGCGAGAAAAAGGCATTAGCCTGGATTGAAGAAGCAGGAAAAATCGTTAATAGAGAGACCATCAAAAAATAAGAACAAGGTTAAACTTGACAGTCTCATAAAAAGTCACAAACCTCCCTCTCCCTTGATGGGAGAGGGCTGGGGTGAGGGTGAAAGCAACGACATTTCAAGCGGTTATATCCCCCTCCCCTTTGTCCCCTCCCACCGGGGGAGGGGAAATTCAACTTTTTACGAGATCATCAAACTTGATGGTTTCGTAAAAAGTCGGGTTTTGTTCCTCTCTGTCATTCCCGCGTAGGCGGGAATCCAGTTATTGTAAGGTGTTATAGACTCCCGACTGCGCGGGAGTGACAAGATTTGGACTTTTTACGAGTGCATCAAACTTAGATGTTCAGCAAAACACATCGGCGGTTTTTTGTCGATATGGCATTTTGTGTTTATTGATTAGGAGTGAGCTAAAGTTAATGCAGCCTGCGCTGAAAGCGCATCCCTTAACTTTAGGCACTTTAGTTCACTTTAGGCACTTTAAACTTTTATTTCGATACAAATAGTGTCTGCCCCACGGGGGCCTCTTCTTCCAAGTGAAATTTTGGAACAAAAACATATTCGGGGAGTTTCAAGAATGTCAAAAATGAGAGTCTATGAATTGGCAAAAGAGTTGAACATAAGCAGTAAAGAGTTTATTTCTGGCTTAGAAAAGCTTGGTATAGCTGTAAAATCACATTCGAGCTCACTTGAAAGCAGCGATGTTGAGAGGATACGGAAAGAATTTGCATTAGGTGAACTGCACGAGGTTGAGGAAAAGAGAATAAAATCCACCGTTATCAGGAGAAGGGCTGTACGCCCCCCGGTCGGAATCGAGAAGAAAGTGCCCTCTGAACCTCCGGTGGATGAAGAAACAGCCGTAGAAGAGGTGCCTGTAGAGAAGAAAAAAGAAGCTGTTGAAATTACTGAAGTTAAAGATGAACCCGAAAAGGAAAAGGTGGCATGGAAGAAACCGGCAAAGAAAATCCCCGAAAAGAAAAAAGAAGAAGATTTACCTGTCAGCACCTCAACGGTAGCTGTCAAAAAGGTTGAAAAAGAAACAGAGGAAAAGATACCTCCACGGAAAAAGATCTTTATAAAGCAGTTCATCGAGAAGAAATTAAGGCGTAAGAAAAAGGAAAGGATTGAAAAACCGGCAGCTTGGCAACAGGGGAAAAAGGCGACCATCGTCGAGATGAAGAAGACGGAGATTACAACTCCAAAGGCAATCAAGCGAAGGATAAAAGTGGCAGATACAATAAGTGTCGGCGATCTGGCTAAAAAGATGGGTGTTAAGGTAAGTGAACTTATAAGTAAACTTATTGCGCTCGGCGTGATGGCAACCATAAACCAGTCTATTGATTGTGATACCGCTACAATAATCGCCAGTGAGTTTGGATATCAGGTGGAACCTATTGTAGATGAATATCAAGAATCTATCAAAAGGATTGATAGCCCTCCGGGCAATCTCAGACCGAGGGCTCCGGTAGTAACTATAATGGGGCATGTCGATCATGGCAAGACATCTCTTTTAGATACCATAAGACAAACGAATGTTATAGGCGGAGAGGCCGGCGGAATTACGCAGGCCATAGGTGCATATCATGTAGATTTGAAAGGCAGAGATATCGTGTTCCTGGATACCCCAGGGCATGAAGCATTCACTGCTATGAGAGCCCGAGGTGCCCAGGTAACAGATATTGTTGTTCTTGTTGTAGCTGCCGATGACGGAGTAAAGGAACAAACCATTGAGGCAATTAACCATTCTCGCGTGGCTGGCGTCCCGATCATTGTTGCCATAAATAAGATTGATAAACCGGGTTCCAATCCCGAAAGAATAAGGCAGAGACTATCGGAGCATGATCTTGTCCCTGAAGAATGGGGTGGGAACACGATATATGCCGAGATTTCAGCAAAAGAGAAGACCGGGATAGAAAATCTACTTGAATTGATACTTCTCCAGGCAGACATTATGGAACTCAAGGCAGACCCTGACAGATTTGCCCGTGGCGTTATAATAGAAGCAAAACTTGACAGGGGCAGGGGTCCTGTAGCTACAGTTCTGATTCAAGAAGGAACTCTATTAGAGGGTGACGCCTTTATTTCCAGAAAAGAGTACGGCAGGGTTCGGGCCATCATAAATGACAAGGGACAACGTGTAAAAGAAGCCGGACCTTCCACGCCGGTGGAGGTTATAGGTTTTTCAAATGTACCCCAGGTAAGCACGGATTTTGTTTGTGTTGAGGACGAAAAAAAGGCGCGCAGCATCGGAGAACACTGGTTAATAAAAGATAGGGAGAAGGAACTTGGTGCTTCTTCCAAGATCACACTTGATCAGCTGTATGAAAAAATAAAAGAAGGAATAAAAGAACTGAATGTAATCATAAAAGGCGATGTCCAGGGCTCTATAGAGGCTTTATCCGAGGCATTGAACAAGCTTAGTACCAAGGATATAAAATTGCATATTATTCACAGCTCCACAGGTACAATTACAGAAAATGACGTAATGCTGGCATCGGCATCCGATGCGATTATTATAGGATTTAATGTAAGACCTGACGCCAGAGTTTCAGAAATTGCTGAACAGGAACGAGTAGATATAGAGCTCTACGACGTTATATATGACGCAATTGCCGATGTGAAAGCCGCTATGGAGGGACTCCTTGATCCAGTTTACAAAGAAGTGGTTCAAGGGCGTGCTGAGGTTCGGCAGCTGTTTAAGGCGCCAAAGGTGGGCATCATCGCTGGCAGCTACGTTACAGACGGTAAAGTGATAAGGAATTCCAATCTCAAAGTTGTAAGGGATGGGGTGGTTATTTATGACGGCAAGATACTTTCACTCAAGAGATTTAAAGATGACGCGAGTGAAGTCGCCTCAGGGTTTGAATGTGGTATAACGGTAGATGGTTTCAATGATATCAAGGTAGGAGATACAATCGAGGCTTATATTAAAGAGCAAATAGAAAGAAAATTATAACAATTTTCATGAAATGGTAGTCGGCATAGGTATAGTAGATATTTATATTTTTGACAGCAGATCTCTGAAGAGAAAACGTGGAGTTCTGCGCAGTATATTGAAGAGAACACAGAACCGGTTCAATATATCCATAGCAGAGGTAGGTAATAACGACAACTGGAAAAGGAGCAGGATCGGATTCAGTGTGGTGGGAAATAATTCGAGTTACATCAATTCCAAAACAGATGAAATTCTCAGGTTTATTGATAGTTTAAACCTCGCTGAGATATTGAATTCGAAAATTGAAATCACCAGCCTTTCCGATATTGCAGAACAGTGTGATTACATAAAAGATGTCACGGTAAACGATTATGGCGAACTTTAAAAGAGCTGACAGGGTAGCCGATCTCATAAAAGCAGAAATTTCAGATATCTTATTGAAACGTGTAAAAGATCCGAGAATTGAACATGTTACCATTACCGGTGTGAAATTGTCCGATGATCTTCGTTTGGCAAAGGTTTTTTTTGTACAGATGGGCAGCGATACCTGCAGTGAAGAAACCATGACAGGAATGCAAAAGGCTACCGGTTTTTTGAAAAGAGAGCTGGGAATGAAACTGCAGCTTCGCTATGTACCTAATATAACCTTTATTTACGATAAATCATTCGATTACGGGACTCGTATAGACAGGTTGTTGGAAGAACTGAAGGAAAAGGGGACAGATGTTTGATAAAATTGTCAGGGTCATAAATTCTTGCCGGAATTTTCTTATAACCTCCCATATTCGGCTCGATGGTGATGCCATAGGATCAGAACTGGCCATGTACCATGCCCTTCGTAATATGGGAAAAGAGGCTGTTGTTTACAACCAGGATGAGACCCCCGAAATTTACAGATTTCTTCCTGGCGCTGAATTTATTGTCAACACCCTTGAATCTCTTGAAAATTTTGATGTTGTTTTTGTATTAGATTGCAGTAAAATTGACAGGATGGGAAATGAATCTGCCCGTGTTAGTGCTGCCATTAAGAAGATGATAAACATAGATCACCATATCTCAAACGGGGGGTTCTGTGATATGTCTCTGATCGATCCTGAAGCGAGTTCCACCGGAGAAATAATTTATCGACTCTTAGAAAAAATGGGTGTTGCCCTGACTGAAAACATCGCAATAAACCTCTATACGGCCATTCTCACGGATACGGGGTCGTTTCGCTATTCCAACACCGGAAGAGATACTTTCACAATAGCAGGAAAACTCGTGGAAAAAGGAGCGAACCCCCAACGGATAGCTGAAAGGATATATGAGATGAATCCTCCTGCTAAAATTAAACTTCTGACGAAGGTTCTCGAGACATTCGAGTCCGATTGGGATGAAAAAATCAGTTCCATTGTGGTTACCCATAAGATGCTTGAAGAAGCGGGGGCCCTTCCCGAACATACTGAGGGCTTTGTAGATTTTGCCCGTTCAATTGAAGGCGTTGAAGTTGCTGTACTTTACAATGAAATGTCCGAAAACAACTTTAGGATAAGCCTTCGATCAAAGGGAAGAATTAATGTGGAACGGGTAGCCGGAGAATTTGGAGGTGGAGGTCACTCCAATGCCTCGGCTTGCATGATTCAGGGGGATATTGATACAGTCAAAAGAAGTATAGTAACCTGTATTGTGAATCAACAAAAGAAGTGAACTAAAGTTTGAAGTGCCTAAAGTGAACTAAAGTTAATGGTACACGCCTTCGGCGCTGTTAAAACAAAACAAGTTGCGCTGAAAACGCATTTTTAACTTTAGTCACTTTAGCTCACTTTAGTCACTTTAGGCACTTAGAATGCGTGATTGTATGAACGGCGTTATAATAATTGACAAACCTCCGGGGAAGACATCATTTGCTGTTGTTGAAAATATCAAGAAGATACTCGGCGCAAGGAAAGTTGGCCATGCCGGCACCCTTGATCCACTTGCTACCGGAGTGCTTCCCGTGTGTATTAATGAGGCAACAAAGCTTGCTCAGTTTTTTTTGATGGACAGCAAAGAATACAGGGCCACTATGTTACTGGGCATTGAAACTGATACTCTTGATATAGATGGCAAGATAACAGCCAGGAAGGAACCGCGGGTCACCAAAAGTGACATAGAGAATACGTTGAATAGTTTTGTGGGGGAAATAGAACAAAAACCTCCCCGCTATTCTGCAATTAAATTTAAGGGAAAACCGTTGTATGAATGGGCACGACGGGGAAGTGCCGTTGATCCCCTTCCCAGGACGGTCGACATACACCAAATAATTCTCGAAAACGTAGAATTGCCCTATGTGACCTTTTTTGTATCATGTTCCAAGGGAACCTATATAAGATCCCTTTGTTCCGAAATAGGTGAGAGATTGGGGTGTGGAGCATGCTTGTCCGCGTTGAGAAGGATAAGAAGCGGCTATTTTGTTGAGGAATCGGCCATCTCTTTTGAAAATATTAACCATCAGAAAGCGGAGGAGATGTTATTAAAAAACCTGATCCCGATGGTAGATGCAGTGTCATGTTTTCCTACCATTGATGTCGATCAAAGGTTAGCAGACAGATTACGTAATGGCTATCAACCGTTGGTTGGTGATATGGCAGAGAATCAAATTGATACTCTTACTGCTGGACAAGTGATAAAATTTATCTCGAGTGGCAATTGCCTTGTTGCCCTGGCAAGAATGCTTTATTCCTTTGACCAGATTTCGGCACTTGATTCAAAGAAACAATTGGTCGAAATTATAAGGGTATTTAATTATTAACGAAAGATGACAAATACAATGTACGTGGAGTTGCTATGGAGCCAAAAAACTCGCGTAGAATTTTTTAACAAGGAGGAAGTATAAGTGGTATTGGAATTAGACAGAAAAAAAGGGATAATTGAAGACTTTCAGGTTCACGAGAAAGACACCGGGTCTCCGGAGGTTCAGATTGCTCTCCTCAGTGCCAGAATAAAGTATTTGACAGAACACTTTAAGATTCACAAAAAGGATCACCACTCCCGCAGGGGACTTTTGAAACTCGTCGGGCAGAGGAGGCGGCTTCTCGATTATCTTAAAGGTAAAAACGTAGAGAAGTACAGGAATGTTATTGAACGCCTTGGGATAAGAAAGTAAGAAGAGCAATTAAAATGCTTGCTTTCGGGCACTCAAACAAAGGTAGCT is a window of Syntrophales bacterium DNA encoding:
- the prmC gene encoding peptide chain release factor N(5)-glutamine methyltransferase — translated: MNILKILNQTTLNFQESGFSSSRLDAEVLLSTYLKTDRSGLYANFERLITDEDLIGFLSWVERRQKGEPIAYITGRKEFWSLTFEVNPEVLVPRPETELLVEEILKVCSEVKDRETAILEVGTGSGAISVAVASDFKKAHIVATDTSIEAIKVARKNAATNGVTERISFLHGNLLEPVSGNFDIIVSNPPYISEEEFEHLPVEVRIFEPKGALLAGPDGTEFHYDLIREGSHYLNFGGWLFMEIGAGQKGAVEDMLRKNKVYDSIGFRTDYGGIERVAMARRK
- the murA gene encoding UDP-N-acetylglucosamine 1-carboxyvinyltransferase, with the protein product MDKIVIYGGKRLEGEVCISGSKNAALPILVSSLLTDGWNTFHNVPDLVDIRTIKKLLKNLGVEIEEGEVLRINAGKIASCEASYDLVKTMRASILVLGPLVARMGVARVSLPGGCAIGARPVNLHIKALEDLGAKITLHDGYIEAKASRLKGATVYFDIPTVTGTENIMMAACLAKGTTLLENAAREPEIVNLAEVLRGMGAKISGAGTDLIRIDGVDSLHPVEATVIPDRIEAGTFMIASGITGGDIKILGCNTGHLDALITKLRDTGMDISFIDGGIRAVGREKIKSTNIKTIPYPGFPTDLQAQIMALMAIGDGLSVITETVFENRFMHVSELIRMGADILIEGNSAIVRGVSGLRGAPVMATDLRASASLILAGLAAEGKTELSRIYHIDRGYQKIEEKLASLGANIKRVKE
- the hisD gene encoding histidinol dehydrogenase, whose product is MKVIHTEDILFEKEFNRIKDRGKAIDETVTDAVREIVDDVAKNGDAALFKYTKRFEQISLNADTVEVTPAEIENAIKCLDASELEILEFAARRIEKFHRKQLTSSWWADEEEGITLGQLVTPLNRVGVYAPGGLAPYPSTVLMATIPAKIAGVREIFMVTPSKGGKINPLVLAAANLSGVDRIFKIGGAQAVAALAYGTESIPPVDKIVGPGNVYVTTAKGMVYGKVGIDMMAGPSEVLIISDGTADPSVVAADLLSQAEHDEMASAILLTPAEEFAFKVAREVEVQLKSLSRESIATRAIENFSAVIVTKDMDEAIEITNRFAPEHLQLMVEEPDQLLEKIENAGAVFLGYSTPEVLGDYIAGPNHILPTGGTARFSSPLGVYDFVKRTSVISFSRKSLQKYGDRAVKFASMEGLDAHGKSITVRLAPKNP
- the rimP gene encoding ribosome maturation factor RimP, which encodes MYDLSQIYREKIKKVVESVIESEDMELVDVECLKMKSRWLVRIYMDKEEGITLDDCSEISNQVSDLLDIHEVLPDTYILEVSSPGLDRPLAREKDFIKYRGHNIKVKVKNKLDGKKIIRGKLLDFNDVNGKEILIIDTKEKTYSIPRETIIKATLEYDFS
- the nusA gene encoding transcription termination factor NusA, translating into MLPELKRLIEQIERDKGIDKETIIEVLETAMLTAAKKKLGPHVDVEARYNEAAGEIEVFLFKTVVEKVLDTDTQISLEDARRKLDEEAELGDSLGMKIEAQTFGRIAVQTAKQIIIQKVRDAERDKIYEEYLDRKGELVNGFVQRFEGRNIIVNLGRAEGVIPTDEQINRESFRRGERIRAYIFDVKRISKGPQIILSRTHPGLLRALFEIEVPEISEGLIEIVNISREPGNRTKISVKTNDKDIDPVGACVGMRGSRVQSVVQELRGEKIDIVPYSDDQVEYVCNALSPAKVDKVTVDTEARSMEVIVPNDQLSLAIGRNGQNVRLAVRLTGWKIDVKSESTEAEQAEKGYKSLMQIQGVGEVTAELLFNEGFKNVKSLSQASPDMLTMIPKISEKKALAWIEEAGKIVNRETIKK
- the infB gene encoding translation initiation factor IF-2 produces the protein MSKMRVYELAKELNISSKEFISGLEKLGIAVKSHSSSLESSDVERIRKEFALGELHEVEEKRIKSTVIRRRAVRPPVGIEKKVPSEPPVDEETAVEEVPVEKKKEAVEITEVKDEPEKEKVAWKKPAKKIPEKKKEEDLPVSTSTVAVKKVEKETEEKIPPRKKIFIKQFIEKKLRRKKKERIEKPAAWQQGKKATIVEMKKTEITTPKAIKRRIKVADTISVGDLAKKMGVKVSELISKLIALGVMATINQSIDCDTATIIASEFGYQVEPIVDEYQESIKRIDSPPGNLRPRAPVVTIMGHVDHGKTSLLDTIRQTNVIGGEAGGITQAIGAYHVDLKGRDIVFLDTPGHEAFTAMRARGAQVTDIVVLVVAADDGVKEQTIEAINHSRVAGVPIIVAINKIDKPGSNPERIRQRLSEHDLVPEEWGGNTIYAEISAKEKTGIENLLELILLQADIMELKADPDRFARGVIIEAKLDRGRGPVATVLIQEGTLLEGDAFISRKEYGRVRAIINDKGQRVKEAGPSTPVEVIGFSNVPQVSTDFVCVEDEKKARSIGEHWLIKDREKELGASSKITLDQLYEKIKEGIKELNVIIKGDVQGSIEALSEALNKLSTKDIKLHIIHSSTGTITENDVMLASASDAIIIGFNVRPDARVSEIAEQERVDIELYDVIYDAIADVKAAMEGLLDPVYKEVVQGRAEVRQLFKAPKVGIIAGSYVTDGKVIRNSNLKVVRDGVVIYDGKILSLKRFKDDASEVASGFECGITVDGFNDIKVGDTIEAYIKEQIERKL
- a CDS encoding DUF503 domain-containing protein — protein: MVVGIGIVDIYIFDSRSLKRKRGVLRSILKRTQNRFNISIAEVGNNDNWKRSRIGFSVVGNNSSYINSKTDEILRFIDSLNLAEILNSKIEITSLSDIAEQCDYIKDVTVNDYGEL
- the rbfA gene encoding 30S ribosome-binding factor RbfA — protein: MANFKRADRVADLIKAEISDILLKRVKDPRIEHVTITGVKLSDDLRLAKVFFVQMGSDTCSEETMTGMQKATGFLKRELGMKLQLRYVPNITFIYDKSFDYGTRIDRLLEELKEKGTDV
- a CDS encoding bifunctional oligoribonuclease/PAP phosphatase NrnA, producing the protein MFDKIVRVINSCRNFLITSHIRLDGDAIGSELAMYHALRNMGKEAVVYNQDETPEIYRFLPGAEFIVNTLESLENFDVVFVLDCSKIDRMGNESARVSAAIKKMINIDHHISNGGFCDMSLIDPEASSTGEIIYRLLEKMGVALTENIAINLYTAILTDTGSFRYSNTGRDTFTIAGKLVEKGANPQRIAERIYEMNPPAKIKLLTKVLETFESDWDEKISSIVVTHKMLEEAGALPEHTEGFVDFARSIEGVEVAVLYNEMSENNFRISLRSKGRINVERVAGEFGGGGHSNASACMIQGDIDTVKRSIVTCIVNQQKK